The region GATGAATTTCACCTTCCGCATATTCTTTTTCCTGTTTTTTTGTCGCATGCTGTTCAAAATAATGAACTTTTTTGAAGATCCAGGAAGCTCTGTCTCTGACAAGTTTCTCAATCATGACAAGAGGAACCAGTTTCGGTGCTCTGACCAGGACCCGACCGTCAGGTTTGATACTGATGCTTGTTGATCTTCGCCAGCTGTAGTCTACCTGACAATCAATCTTTTTTCCGGCATACACAAAGCTTATCTCTTTCATAACACCATATACGATACCATATTTACGTGATTTTTAAAGATAAAATAGATACTTTCTAGACAAACTGATTGGGATTGCAGGATAGAGATATATAGGGAAGAGATGCGATTTCATCGCCGTCTGCAGAACGGAAATGCGGCGGTTCCGTATGGATATGTATTCCCAAAAAAGTACGGTACGTATGCGGATCAGCATCGCAAAAAAAATGTCTGTTTACTTCGAGATTTCTATCCTCGTCTGCCATTACGTCAAAGATGTACGCGGGAGATTCCCACGTTGCATCGTAGTATGAATCATTGTGATATATTCTGTCCTTCTTTTGAATCGTTACTTTCCGACCGATATAGTCCCACGGATCACGGTGAACCCCGGTCGCCTGATCAAGATCATGTGTATCAGGCGCCACAAGATACGGCCGTCTTTTCGGATCAAAGACTGATTTAACAAATTCGAGTTTCCCCGGCAATCGCGGTACGATTGTATTGTATAGTTCATCGGAAACAACCAAGCCCGAAATCCGCTTCAAATCAGAGAGATCATGTGACCGCCTGAGGATTGACTGCAGTACCGGACTTGATTCTATTTCGAGATTCAGACCGCATCGGTAGAGTACCTGCCAGTTCATAAGCTGGTCATTATATCCGTACGGTGTGAACTGTCCCGTCCCCACATGTATCCGTTGTTCGGCAGAGGCAGCAGCATCTTTCATTCCGAAGAACACACCTGCAGCACCAAGCATAAATTCCCTTCTGTTCATAACAATTCCGTCTTCAAATTCAAAGCTGAAATGAGCATTATATCGGATAGGATTAAAAACCATGAAAGAAAATCAGTTGTATAATGAATGCATGAAACAAATACAGAGACGCATTCTGACAACCGCACGGATTCTGTTCGGATTGCTGTTTTTGGATGCCGGTATCGAAAAACTGCTCAATGGTTTTTCGGCGAAAAAGTACCTTGAAGCGACCACTTACGGTCCGTTTGCAGATATTTTTCAATCAATGGCGGGCAGTCCTGTTGTCGATTTCCTGGTGGTAGGCGGAGAAATTGCGATAGGAATCGCTCTTGTATCAGGCGTGTTTTTATGGTTTACCGCTTATGCCGGAAGTCTCATGATGATTATGTATTATTTTTCACAGTTTCCGCCGAAAACCGGAATCATCAACATGCACATCATATATATCCTTTTATTCTTCATTCTTGCGGCATGTGAAGCCGGAAAATACGCCGGGCTTCAGCCGTTTGCTGACAGGATCATGAAACAACTATTCAGGAAGTCATCGTAGCGTCCAGTGGTGCCAGGACAAACATAGATCCTCCGTCAGAGTACAACACTTTGTGGAGAAATATGCCCGTATCTGAACGGTTTGTGTGCAGGACCTGGACTTCAACCTGATCACCTTGATCAGAAAGAACAGTATATATTCTTGCAGGAGGCTGCATTTCATCACATCCCAACGTTTCATATGCGACGGCTTCCAGTATCATTCGTTCATTTTCCGTGAGATCTTCATAGCCGCGGGTATCGTCCATCCCGAGATCACCGGGACGAATAGGAAGAAAATAGGGTTCCTCATCAAGACCGAGAAAGTCGACGGTGTCCTGCAGAGCTGCAGTGAAGTTCATACGAAACTCAACCGTTTCCGGTGATTCAGTTGGTTGTTGTTCCATCAGGTTTTTGTTCAAACGGATTGACCGTAACGGCCGTGTTGTATCCGGGGTTCTCAGCCGGTCTCATCGCGTTCGGGTAATTGATATCCGTTTTGACACTGTGAGAGAGTTCCTTGAGTTTTTTAAACAGAGCATACGGATCATGAATGCTGTCCATCTCATGCGGATGCGGCACGGCACCGTTTTTGGTTTGTCTGAATGCACCCGGCGTCATCACGAGAATCGAGCCCGTATTCTGGTTGAAGATTTTGTCGAAGAAATCAACATTGACCGAGACATCCGTGATCTGATCGAAGTCAATGGATTTAAGATCGCGGCCGACCAATCCGCCTTCCAGGATTACCCTTTTATTCGTGACGGCATAATAAATATTGTTGTATACAAAAAACCGATACAATGTCGGACCGAATATCATGATCGGACCGATGTACACATGCGGGATAAACCACCCGAATGACGTACCGAACAAAAAAGGAATCGTCATCGCAGACCACACCAGTCCGAAGGCAGCCAAAAACAGGTTACCGCCGTTGAAAACAAACGGAAAAAACGCCGGCTTGCCCTCCCAGAATATCGTTTCATTTGTATCAAGGATTTGATGTATTGTTCTCATATGACATTATTGTATCAGAATATTAATTATCTTGATAAATAAGGCAAAAATGATCTATTCTCCTCTGAGGGTACGAGTATGTCTGCATAACCTGCCTTGACGGTCAATGCCCGTATTGCCTGCAGC is a window of Candidatus Roizmanbacteria bacterium DNA encoding:
- a CDS encoding DoxX family protein; protein product: MKQIQRRILTTARILFGLLFLDAGIEKLLNGFSAKKYLEATTYGPFADIFQSMAGSPVVDFLVVGGEIAIGIALVSGVFLWFTAYAGSLMMIMYYFSQFPPKTGIINMHIIYILLFFILAACEAGKYAGLQPFADRIMKQLFRKSS
- a CDS encoding PH domain-containing protein yields the protein MRTIHQILDTNETIFWEGKPAFFPFVFNGGNLFLAAFGLVWSAMTIPFLFGTSFGWFIPHVYIGPIMIFGPTLYRFFVYNNIYYAVTNKRVILEGGLVGRDLKSIDFDQITDVSVNVDFFDKIFNQNTGSILVMTPGAFRQTKNGAVPHPHEMDSIHDPYALFKKLKELSHSVKTDINYPNAMRPAENPGYNTAVTVNPFEQKPDGTTTN